Proteins encoded within one genomic window of Lysinibacillus louembei:
- a CDS encoding flagellar protein FlgN, translated as MSVLTILEKLERMHKSLLELALKKTDIIKINDIAALDELIKTEQAHVAAINTLEQQRQLMVTDYLRAKGIAYTDTPTVAELIDAIDSDEEKQQLIATRDRLLTLLTELKARNDLNQKLVYQSLQIINIQLEPFRPQRSDSFNYSGDEVRGQANQRKVTYYDSQA; from the coding sequence ATGTCAGTGCTAACAATACTGGAAAAACTAGAGCGTATGCACAAAAGCTTATTGGAGCTTGCGCTAAAAAAAACAGACATTATAAAAATAAATGATATAGCAGCGCTAGACGAACTCATTAAAACAGAGCAGGCACATGTAGCAGCAATTAACACGCTTGAACAACAGCGTCAGTTGATGGTAACGGATTACCTACGAGCAAAAGGAATTGCTTACACTGACACACCAACTGTAGCAGAGCTAATTGATGCTATCGATAGCGACGAGGAAAAACAGCAGCTAATCGCCACAAGAGACCGTCTGCTAACATTATTAACAGAGCTAAAAGCACGAAACGATTTAAACCAAAAACTGGTCTATCAATCGCTACAAATTATTAATATCCAATTAGAACCATTCCGACCACAGCGCTCCGATTCATTCAACTACTCAGGTGACGAAGTGCGCGGCCAAGCAAATCAAAGAAAAGTAACATACTACGACTCGCAAGCATAA
- the flgM gene encoding flagellar biosynthesis anti-sigma factor FlgM — MKINPINLKAINSYKPQLRPVKQTEQGASFADKIEISSAAKEMQVTADYNTERAVRVQQLKADIQSGEYKVNARQVAEDMLKYYRF; from the coding sequence ATGAAAATCAATCCAATTAATTTAAAAGCAATCAATTCATATAAACCACAGCTACGACCTGTCAAACAAACAGAACAAGGCGCATCTTTTGCAGACAAAATTGAAATTTCTTCAGCCGCAAAAGAAATGCAAGTCACAGCTGATTACAATACAGAACGCGCAGTACGTGTACAGCAGCTAAAAGCCGATATTCAGTCTGGTGAATATAAAGTGAATGCCCGACAAGTGGCCGAGGATATGCTGAAATATTACCGTTTCTAA
- a CDS encoding TIGR03826 family flagellar region protein — MAEIRNCPECNEFFNYTGLRDVCHKCAQKEEDLYQIVYRFLRKRENRAANVERIEEATGVSKDLLYKWVRKGRLHPATFPNLGYPCDNCGRLTTTGKLCDNCQNDLKSDLRTFDAAKEFRDNIAQAERGTYLADKKK, encoded by the coding sequence ATGGCGGAGATTAGAAACTGTCCAGAATGCAATGAGTTTTTCAATTATACAGGCTTGCGTGACGTGTGCCATAAATGTGCACAAAAAGAAGAGGATTTATATCAAATCGTCTATCGCTTTTTACGTAAACGTGAAAACCGCGCAGCCAATGTGGAGCGCATTGAGGAAGCAACAGGTGTAAGCAAAGATTTACTATACAAATGGGTGCGTAAAGGGCGGTTACATCCAGCAACATTCCCGAATTTAGGCTATCCGTGTGACAATTGTGGACGTCTTACGACAACAGGCAAGCTTTGTGATAATTGCCAAAATGACTTAAAATCTGATTTACGTACATTCGATGCTGCAAAGGAATTCCGAGATAATATTGCCCAAGCTGAGCGAGGCACATATTTAGCTGACAAAAAGAAATAA
- a CDS encoding ComF family protein: MDKEVHNCLLCERELQHVITWKTLFERSWPPVICERCEEKFERAHYEKDGIIALYQYNDMMKQFLHQYKFSQDIVLAKVFRQKLYECLSHRQETIVPIPMHPLKKKERTFAHIDELLHAAEIPFQHLLEKTTIETQVGKSKQQRQQVAPLFTCNKELEMNHYILIDDILTTGTTIAHAKKALLDAGAQSVSAIVLIKG; the protein is encoded by the coding sequence ATGGACAAGGAAGTACACAATTGCTTACTATGTGAACGAGAGCTACAGCATGTGATAACATGGAAAACACTATTTGAACGTAGCTGGCCACCTGTCATTTGCGAAAGATGTGAGGAGAAATTTGAAAGAGCTCATTATGAAAAAGATGGCATCATAGCACTCTATCAGTACAATGATATGATGAAACAATTTCTCCACCAGTATAAATTTTCACAAGATATTGTTTTAGCGAAGGTTTTTCGTCAGAAGCTGTATGAATGTTTAAGCCATCGTCAAGAAACAATTGTGCCAATTCCGATGCATCCATTAAAAAAGAAAGAGCGCACATTTGCACATATTGATGAATTACTGCACGCAGCGGAAATCCCTTTTCAACATTTATTAGAAAAAACAACGATAGAAACACAGGTAGGAAAAAGCAAACAACAACGCCAGCAAGTAGCACCACTTTTTACTTGTAATAAGGAGCTAGAGATGAATCACTATATATTAATAGATGACATTTTGACGACAGGAACAACGATTGCGCATGCTAAAAAAGCACTGCTTGATGCAGGAGCACAAAGTGTAAGTGCTATTGTCTTAATAAAAGGATGA
- the flgK gene encoding flagellar hook-associated protein FlgK — protein sequence MRSTFMGLEASKSGLFLQQTALYTTGHNISNANTLGYSRQRVNMQAMPGYPHPGLNSPKYPGHLGTGAEAHSIQRIRDEFTNIKYRQETNKLGYWEEQTKAISQMEDILAEPSEFGINKAFDSFWKSMEDVVTDPKDSAARQVMIAKGRALAEAFNYSDKQLKTVQSNIGSEINSSVSTVNSLLRQIAAINKQIMEVEPSGYVTNDLYDARDVLLDKLNEYIPVSVERVHSGGNASAVAEGSLTVTYTPVGSSTPIILVHGRDAAEISVVKNGGVPLNGDTPLDPFEAMRIDWPADAVTQSDPDKLLSGATLPTGASYGYDTFEKGKGKLLSLINSYGYTDPVTNQVKGLYPENLAKLDQLVAEFVTAFNTAHRAGFDMNGNAGLDFFDGTTAETIRVRDGILPEEVAAADIAGELGNNKNILAIAKMQTDPASYNLGGATFQGFFKSLIGDLGVIGQEATRQEFNSATLRLTIENKRASESSVSLDEEMTNMITFQQAYNANARMITVVDETLDKIINGMGRVGL from the coding sequence ATGCGTTCAACATTCATGGGGCTAGAAGCAAGTAAATCAGGACTATTCCTACAGCAAACAGCGCTTTACACAACGGGACACAATATTTCCAACGCAAATACACTTGGTTACTCACGTCAACGTGTCAACATGCAGGCAATGCCAGGATATCCACATCCCGGTTTAAACTCACCTAAATATCCAGGGCACTTAGGTACGGGAGCTGAAGCACACTCAATTCAACGTATACGTGACGAATTCACAAACATTAAATACCGTCAAGAAACAAATAAGCTTGGCTATTGGGAAGAGCAAACAAAAGCAATTTCTCAAATGGAAGATATTTTAGCTGAGCCATCAGAGTTCGGAATTAATAAAGCCTTCGATAGCTTCTGGAAGTCGATGGAGGATGTCGTAACAGATCCAAAAGATTCTGCCGCGCGTCAAGTAATGATTGCTAAAGGCCGTGCACTTGCAGAGGCATTTAACTACTCGGATAAACAATTAAAAACAGTTCAAAGCAATATTGGCTCTGAAATTAATTCATCTGTTAGTACAGTCAATTCACTATTAAGACAAATTGCAGCAATTAACAAGCAAATCATGGAAGTGGAACCAAGCGGCTATGTAACGAACGATTTATATGATGCACGTGATGTGTTATTAGATAAATTAAATGAATATATCCCAGTATCAGTTGAGCGTGTTCATTCTGGAGGCAATGCAAGCGCGGTAGCAGAAGGTAGCTTAACAGTTACATACACACCAGTTGGTAGTTCTACACCAATTATTTTAGTACATGGTCGAGATGCAGCAGAAATTAGTGTAGTCAAAAATGGTGGAGTTCCACTAAATGGAGATACGCCACTTGACCCATTTGAAGCGATGCGTATTGACTGGCCAGCAGATGCAGTTACACAAAGTGATCCAGACAAGCTTTTATCGGGTGCTACGTTGCCAACAGGGGCATCATATGGCTATGACACTTTTGAAAAGGGAAAAGGGAAGCTACTATCCTTAATTAACTCATATGGTTATACAGACCCTGTGACAAATCAAGTAAAGGGGCTATATCCAGAAAATTTAGCGAAGCTTGATCAATTGGTAGCAGAATTTGTAACTGCTTTTAATACAGCACATCGAGCAGGCTTTGATATGAATGGAAACGCTGGTCTCGATTTCTTCGATGGCACAACAGCAGAAACTATCCGTGTACGAGATGGTATCCTGCCAGAAGAAGTTGCAGCAGCTGACATAGCAGGAGAATTAGGGAATAACAAAAACATTTTAGCTATCGCGAAAATGCAAACAGACCCAGCAAGCTATAACTTAGGTGGCGCAACATTCCAAGGCTTCTTCAAATCCTTAATCGGTGATTTAGGTGTTATTGGACAAGAGGCAACTCGTCAAGAATTCAACTCAGCTACACTACGTTTAACAATTGAAAATAAACGTGCTTCTGAAAGCTCTGTATCGCTTGATGAAGAAATGACAAATATGATTACATTCCAACAAGCCTACAACGCAAACGCACGTATGATTACAGTCGTTGATGAAACATTAGACAAAATTATCAACGGTATGGGACGAGTAGGTCTATAG
- a CDS encoding YigZ family protein has translation MRKDYTTVKGYGEREMVISKSRFIAYVERAETEQEAIDFIDKIKKMHPSATHNCSCYLIGEHDNIQKANDDGEPSGTAGVPMLEVLKKQGLKDTVVVVTRYFGGIKLGGGGLIRAYGKATTEGIDAAQVVERKLHHLMRVSIDYTWLGKVENEVRNSHYTLKEIQYADAVEVFVHVLKDEEATFIEWITELTNGQATIDCTDKEFVEFIQA, from the coding sequence ATGCGCAAAGATTATACAACTGTAAAAGGCTATGGAGAAAGAGAAATGGTCATTTCAAAGTCGCGCTTTATCGCTTATGTTGAGCGCGCTGAAACTGAGCAAGAGGCAATCGATTTTATTGATAAAATAAAAAAAATGCACCCTTCTGCTACGCATAATTGCTCTTGTTATTTAATCGGGGAGCACGATAATATTCAAAAAGCGAATGATGATGGGGAACCAAGTGGTACAGCAGGCGTTCCTATGTTAGAAGTATTAAAAAAACAAGGCTTAAAAGATACGGTTGTTGTTGTCACACGTTATTTCGGTGGAATTAAGCTTGGCGGTGGCGGATTAATTCGCGCCTACGGAAAAGCTACAACAGAAGGCATTGATGCTGCACAAGTTGTAGAGCGCAAATTACACCATTTAATGCGAGTGTCAATTGACTATACATGGCTAGGTAAAGTAGAGAATGAAGTACGCAATTCACATTATACGTTAAAGGAAATCCAATATGCAGATGCCGTTGAAGTATTTGTCCATGTTTTAAAGGATGAGGAAGCTACGTTTATCGAGTGGATAACTGAATTAACAAATGGACAAGCAACGATCGATTGTACTGATAAGGAATTTGTCGAATTTATCCAAGCTTAA
- a CDS encoding DUF6470 family protein gives MRLPQIQIQTTDIQIDLQIHKPVQHIEQPRAQQSIAQPAATLEIHTRKGELSIDSSDARRDLGYYPTGEMIKRYAQEGHQEMMKGISRRVREGRQMMLSAGKGQEGAVIQQIAVQNTGPKRPGPYNIKFVPSIGSVKIKYKPATVDVNIQRNQPNIDVKVNKPIHDYTPGKVTGTMIQRPRVDIDVIG, from the coding sequence ATGCGATTACCACAAATTCAAATTCAAACAACAGATATTCAAATAGATTTACAAATTCATAAGCCTGTACAGCATATTGAGCAACCTAGAGCACAGCAATCTATTGCACAACCTGCGGCAACGTTAGAAATTCATACGAGAAAAGGTGAGCTATCAATCGATTCATCAGATGCCCGAAGAGATTTAGGCTATTATCCAACAGGTGAGATGATTAAGCGTTATGCACAGGAAGGTCATCAAGAAATGATGAAAGGAATTTCAAGGCGTGTACGTGAAGGACGACAGATGATGCTGAGTGCAGGTAAAGGGCAAGAGGGGGCTGTTATTCAACAAATTGCAGTACAAAATACAGGTCCAAAGCGCCCAGGGCCGTACAATATTAAATTTGTACCTTCAATTGGCTCAGTAAAAATAAAATATAAACCTGCGACAGTAGATGTAAATATCCAACGCAATCAACCAAACATTGACGTAAAGGTGAACAAGCCAATTCACGACTATACACCTGGTAAAGTAACGGGTACAATGATACAAAGACCACGTGTAGATATTGACGTTATTGGTTAA
- a CDS encoding response regulator transcription factor — translation MTKIVIIDDHQLFREGVKRILDFEDTFDVIAEGDDGADAVNLYRTSAPDVVLMDINMPGKNGVEATSELLEEFPEAKVIMLSIHDDESYVTHALKSGALGYMLKEMDADEIVEAIKVVANGGSYLHPKVTKNLVAEFRRLSEHENNGNFHQTEIRRPFHLLTKRECEVLQLLTDGQSNRTIGETLYISEKTVKNHVSSILQKMNVNDRTQAVVTAIKSGWVEVR, via the coding sequence ATGACGAAGATTGTAATTATAGATGACCATCAACTTTTCCGTGAAGGTGTAAAGCGAATTTTAGATTTTGAGGATACCTTTGATGTAATTGCTGAAGGTGACGATGGCGCAGATGCAGTAAACTTATACCGCACAAGTGCACCAGATGTTGTATTAATGGATATTAATATGCCGGGAAAAAATGGCGTAGAGGCGACAAGCGAGCTACTTGAGGAATTCCCAGAGGCAAAAGTGATTATGTTATCGATTCATGATGATGAATCATATGTAACGCATGCTTTAAAATCAGGTGCGCTAGGCTATATGCTGAAAGAAATGGATGCAGATGAAATTGTGGAGGCAATTAAGGTAGTAGCAAACGGTGGTTCATACTTACACCCGAAGGTAACGAAAAATTTAGTTGCAGAATTCCGCCGTTTATCTGAGCATGAAAACAACGGTAACTTCCACCAAACAGAAATTCGCCGTCCATTCCATTTACTAACAAAACGTGAATGTGAAGTATTACAGCTTTTAACGGACGGGCAAAGCAACCGCACAATCGGCGAAACGCTTTATATTTCTGAGAAAACAGTAAAAAACCACGTATCAAGCATTCTGCAAAAAATGAATGTAAACGACCGTACACAAGCAGTTGTGACAGCCATTAAAAGCGGCTGGGTAGAGGTACGTTAA
- a CDS encoding DUF4440 domain-containing protein translates to MKKWLIMLMAVLTLAACGNKEEPLSAEQTAEIIEEGTVGFEMMGDKIEEAANVPAEERDKIIAVFNEYIASFNDEDMERYSATLSQNATGFDYEKDLVEAQKAFDAYTINRQASDITIVKYDDHEAQVYANLDINMIEDETDTELSSKGRQVTVLVNEDGAWKVTSVFYIGNE, encoded by the coding sequence ATGAAAAAATGGTTGATTATGCTAATGGCTGTATTAACATTAGCAGCATGCGGAAACAAAGAAGAACCGTTAAGCGCAGAACAAACGGCTGAAATAATTGAAGAGGGTACGGTTGGCTTTGAAATGATGGGTGACAAAATTGAAGAAGCTGCGAATGTACCGGCAGAAGAGCGCGATAAAATTATCGCTGTTTTCAATGAATATATTGCATCATTTAATGATGAGGATATGGAGCGCTATAGTGCGACACTTTCTCAAAATGCCACAGGCTTTGATTATGAAAAGGATTTAGTTGAGGCGCAAAAAGCCTTTGATGCATATACAATCAATCGTCAGGCAAGCGATATTACGATTGTGAAATATGATGATCATGAAGCGCAAGTGTATGCGAACTTAGACATCAATATGATAGAGGATGAAACGGATACAGAGCTTTCAAGCAAAGGTCGCCAAGTTACCGTCCTAGTAAATGAAGATGGAGCATGGAAAGTAACAAGCGTGTTTTATATTGGTAATGAATAA
- a CDS encoding sensor histidine kinase, with protein MFLNEKFDIASLDVIFNRMLETIMSSKNDIFIISEQSQRNFEEMQKELAAIREEIAIIIDEADYLEKATQQAKQRLVVVSKSFNTFTEEQVREAYETANSFQIKYLLVQEKEKQLRERRDDLERRMKILYDTIKRADQIVNQVNVVVNYLTSDLKDVGQALEQAKIKQDFGIKIIAAQEEERKRLSREIHDGPAQMMANVLMRSDLIERIYREKGMDAAIQEIAHLKLNVREALSEVRRIIYDLRPMALDDLGIVPTLKKYLSTVMEYNEGVYIHFQNFNQEKRLDSNYEVAIFRLIQECTTNAVKHGRCTEISVKLEWLKRSINVSVKDNGVGFDQELIKEQSFGIIGMKERIDILNGEMNIRSEMGKGTLVTFKIPFPTNEI; from the coding sequence GTGTTTTTAAATGAGAAATTTGATATCGCCTCACTCGATGTTATTTTTAATCGCATGCTTGAAACAATTATGAGCTCTAAAAACGATATATTTATTATAAGTGAACAAAGTCAACGTAACTTCGAAGAAATGCAAAAAGAGTTAGCTGCTATTCGAGAAGAAATAGCAATTATAATCGATGAAGCAGATTATTTGGAAAAAGCTACGCAACAAGCAAAACAGCGTCTTGTCGTAGTGAGTAAATCATTCAATACGTTTACCGAAGAGCAAGTGCGTGAAGCATACGAAACAGCGAACAGCTTCCAAATTAAATATTTGCTCGTTCAAGAAAAAGAAAAACAATTACGTGAACGCCGTGATGATTTGGAACGACGAATGAAAATACTCTATGATACGATAAAACGAGCTGATCAAATTGTCAATCAAGTAAATGTTGTAGTTAATTATTTGACATCCGATTTAAAGGATGTGGGGCAGGCGCTAGAACAAGCCAAAATTAAGCAGGATTTTGGCATTAAAATCATAGCGGCACAGGAAGAGGAGCGCAAGCGTTTATCGCGTGAAATCCATGACGGTCCTGCACAAATGATGGCAAATGTATTAATGCGCTCCGATTTAATCGAGCGAATTTATCGAGAAAAAGGTATGGACGCTGCTATACAAGAAATAGCACATTTAAAATTAAATGTGCGTGAGGCATTATCAGAGGTACGTCGTATTATTTACGATTTACGTCCAATGGCATTGGATGATTTAGGTATTGTGCCAACGTTGAAAAAGTATTTATCAACGGTTATGGAGTATAATGAAGGTGTTTATATTCATTTTCAAAATTTTAATCAAGAAAAAAGATTGGATTCAAATTATGAAGTAGCAATATTCCGTTTAATACAAGAATGTACGACGAATGCAGTTAAGCATGGACGCTGTACGGAAATATCTGTAAAGCTAGAATGGCTGAAACGTTCTATCAACGTTAGCGTCAAAGATAATGGTGTAGGTTTTGACCAAGAGCTGATAAAGGAGCAATCATTCGGTATTATCGGAATGAAGGAACGTATTGATATTTTAAATGGAGAAATGAATATTCGCAGTGAAATGGGAAAAGGCACACTTGTAACATTTAAGATACCTTTTCCGACTAATGAAATATAG
- the flgL gene encoding flagellar hook-associated protein FlgL, with product MRVTQSMLSSNMLRNLNTSYGKMGKLQEQLYTGKKVNRPSDDPVVAIKGMAYRTELDRTDQYKRNIGEANSWLDATDDALGQVGEALNRVKELVVQAANDTNTEDDRNKMKQEIEQIRNHLKDIANTQIGNKYVFSGTHTDMPLYENGVENPALIGATGLDEDIEIDVFEAVRINVNTPGQQLFRDIDDLMGDIADALETGSVNNNGTYIGGLLGDLASGSNGTLANAQNVVLEKRADVGARQNRVELMEQRLDMHEISTTKQMSMNEDTEYAGTITELVTQESIHQAALSVGARIIQQTLVDFMR from the coding sequence ATGCGCGTTACACAATCAATGCTTTCAAGCAATATGCTTCGCAATTTAAATACAAGCTATGGCAAAATGGGCAAGCTACAAGAACAGCTATACACTGGTAAAAAAGTAAACCGCCCATCTGATGACCCGGTTGTTGCAATCAAGGGAATGGCTTACCGTACAGAACTTGATCGAACAGATCAGTATAAGAGAAATATTGGTGAGGCAAATAGCTGGCTGGATGCGACAGATGATGCACTTGGACAAGTTGGAGAAGCTTTGAATCGTGTGAAAGAGCTTGTTGTACAAGCGGCTAATGACACGAATACAGAAGATGATCGCAATAAAATGAAACAGGAAATTGAACAAATTCGTAATCACTTAAAGGATATAGCAAATACACAAATTGGTAATAAATACGTTTTTTCTGGTACACACACAGATATGCCATTGTATGAAAATGGTGTCGAAAATCCGGCATTGATAGGTGCAACAGGGCTTGATGAAGATATTGAAATTGATGTTTTCGAAGCAGTACGAATTAATGTTAATACACCAGGTCAACAGTTATTTCGAGATATAGATGATTTAATGGGGGATATAGCAGATGCTCTTGAAACAGGCTCTGTTAATAATAATGGTACGTATATAGGTGGTTTACTTGGAGATTTAGCTTCGGGCTCCAATGGAACTTTAGCAAATGCGCAAAATGTAGTCCTTGAAAAACGTGCAGATGTAGGTGCGCGCCAAAATCGAGTAGAATTAATGGAACAGCGTTTAGATATGCATGAAATCTCAACAACAAAGCAAATGTCTATGAATGAAGACACAGAATATGCTGGAACAATTACAGAGCTTGTTACACAAGAATCAATTCATCAAGCAGCATTGTCAGTTGGTGCAAGAATTATCCAGCAAACATTAGTAGATTTCATGCGATAA
- a CDS encoding DEAD/DEAH box helicase, protein MKRTKKAHYKGFLLNFQIANFMEGRIMRHEDLPYSPDLIDNYIKRGLFIKHEAISMTKKLLKNHYRCNRCLNTEQAKFIHYHCAKCERICTYCRHCITMGRVASCTQLFTWNGSHKRNIKKHQLHWTSTLTELQAKASEQLIESVAQKRSHLLHAVCGSGKTEILFLPIYEALQQNLRVCIATPRTDVVLELAPRLRKVLPSTTIHELYGDAPAQQGYAQLIIATTHQLYRFHEAFDVMLVDEADAFPYTFDQSLQKAVLKAKKADAPIVYVTATPSPQLLKQRQGYSFIPKRYHNHPLPVPRLQTLFRYRQQIQKGKLPKKLQQWVERCITRKQPFLIFFPTINMIEQALPLFCENILGVHAEDPLRKEKVLQLRNGEIHGLLTTTILERGITIANLQVAVVGAESAIFTASALIQIAGRVGRSREYPTSDIVFFHHGISLEMDEAKSEIERLNEVAYGQGSTQLLTM, encoded by the coding sequence TTGAAAAGAACAAAAAAAGCGCATTACAAAGGCTTTCTTCTCAATTTTCAAATTGCTAACTTTATGGAAGGACGTATCATGCGTCATGAAGACTTACCTTACTCCCCAGACTTAATTGATAACTATATAAAAAGAGGCTTATTTATCAAGCATGAAGCCATTTCAATGACAAAAAAACTACTGAAAAATCATTATCGCTGCAATCGTTGTCTCAACACAGAACAAGCAAAATTTATTCATTATCATTGTGCTAAATGTGAGCGAATTTGCACATACTGTCGCCACTGTATCACAATGGGGCGTGTAGCGAGTTGTACACAGCTCTTCACATGGAATGGATCTCACAAACGCAATATCAAAAAGCATCAACTTCATTGGACAAGCACACTGACAGAATTGCAGGCAAAGGCATCCGAGCAGCTTATCGAAAGCGTTGCACAAAAACGTTCGCATCTCCTGCATGCAGTTTGCGGATCTGGAAAAACAGAAATTCTTTTTCTTCCTATATACGAGGCGCTACAACAAAATTTACGTGTCTGTATCGCCACACCACGCACAGACGTAGTATTAGAATTAGCTCCAAGACTACGAAAAGTACTACCATCGACAACAATCCATGAACTATATGGAGATGCCCCAGCACAACAAGGCTATGCACAGCTCATTATTGCAACAACACATCAGCTCTACCGTTTTCACGAAGCCTTTGATGTCATGCTAGTAGATGAGGCAGATGCCTTTCCATATACATTTGATCAGTCATTGCAAAAAGCTGTCTTAAAGGCAAAAAAAGCAGACGCTCCAATTGTTTATGTGACAGCAACACCTTCACCGCAGCTTTTAAAACAGCGACAAGGGTACTCCTTTATCCCAAAGCGCTATCATAACCATCCATTACCTGTCCCACGCTTGCAAACATTATTTCGCTACAGACAGCAAATTCAAAAGGGCAAGCTCCCTAAAAAACTACAGCAATGGGTAGAGCGATGTATCACTAGAAAACAGCCCTTTCTTATCTTTTTCCCGACTATTAACATGATAGAGCAAGCATTGCCATTGTTTTGTGAAAATATTTTAGGCGTCCATGCAGAGGATCCACTGCGTAAAGAAAAAGTGTTGCAGCTACGCAATGGAGAAATCCATGGCTTACTTACGACGACTATTTTAGAAAGAGGCATTACAATTGCAAATTTGCAAGTAGCAGTTGTTGGGGCAGAAAGTGCCATTTTTACTGCAAGTGCACTGATTCAAATTGCGGGGCGTGTTGGGCGTAGCCGTGAATATCCGACTAGTGATATCGTCTTTTTTCATCACGGAATCTCGTTAGAAATGGATGAAGCTAAATCAGAAATTGAACGACTAAATGAGGTGGCATATGGACAAGGAAGTACACAATTGCTTACTATGTGA
- a CDS encoding DegV family protein produces MKIAIVTDSTAYLTEEERSRYNIHMIPLSVNLEDGVYEEEVEITASEFYDKVRNSKVFPKTTQPPVGKFVELFEQLAKDYDEVISIHLSSGISGTFSGAVQAGNMVEGINVTAFDSEIACSPQGMYVLEAAKMVEQGATVEEIIAHLESIRPTLGAYFVVDDLAHLQRGGRLSAAAALIGGLLQVKPVLHFVDKVIVPFEKIRTRKKALRRVEELLAQAIEQHGDLQATVIHSNCEEEAAEWMKQLQATHPNVSFKLSYFGPVIGTHLGEGALAVGWLKK; encoded by the coding sequence ATGAAAATTGCAATTGTAACGGATAGTACAGCCTATTTAACAGAAGAGGAACGCAGTCGCTATAATATTCATATGATTCCTCTAAGCGTTAATTTAGAAGATGGAGTCTATGAGGAAGAGGTCGAAATTACAGCCTCTGAATTTTATGATAAAGTGCGAAACTCTAAAGTTTTTCCAAAAACAACACAGCCCCCAGTTGGCAAATTTGTCGAGCTATTTGAACAGCTTGCTAAAGACTATGATGAAGTCATTTCCATTCATTTATCAAGCGGTATTAGTGGCACATTCAGCGGTGCAGTACAGGCTGGTAATATGGTTGAGGGCATTAATGTCACAGCTTTTGACAGTGAAATTGCTTGTTCACCACAAGGAATGTACGTATTAGAGGCAGCGAAAATGGTGGAACAAGGTGCCACTGTAGAAGAAATTATCGCACATTTAGAAAGCATAAGACCGACATTAGGAGCTTATTTTGTTGTTGATGATTTAGCACATTTACAGCGCGGTGGTCGTTTATCAGCTGCTGCAGCATTAATTGGTGGCTTGCTTCAAGTGAAGCCTGTGCTCCACTTCGTTGATAAAGTTATCGTGCCATTTGAAAAAATTCGCACGCGCAAAAAAGCGCTACGTCGTGTTGAAGAGCTATTAGCTCAAGCGATAGAGCAGCATGGTGATTTGCAAGCAACTGTTATCCATAGCAACTGTGAGGAAGAAGCAGCTGAATGGATGAAACAATTACAGGCAACGCATCCAAACGTTAGCTTTAAACTAAGCTACTTCGGTCCAGTAATCGGCACACACTTAGGTGAAGGTGCATTAGCGGTAGGCTGGCTGAAAAAATAA